One part of the Sphingopyxis sp. TUF1 genome encodes these proteins:
- the traA gene encoding Ti-type conjugative transfer relaxase TraA — MAIYHFSAKVISRAVGSSAVAAAAYRSADRLHDERLGRAHDFSNKAGVVHSDVLLPEGAPERWQDREKLWNDVEASEIRKDAQLAREIEFAIPREMTEEQGIALARDFVAREFVDRGMVADLNVHWDIGADGLARPHAHVMLTMREIKIGEDGSAEFGAKVRDWNRTELLTHWREAWADHVNERLASLDIDARVDHRTLEAQGIDLEPQHKIGPAASRMVKQGLEVDRAEEHLDIARRNGEKLLANPSIALDAITHRQATFTTRDLAMFVHRHSDGKEQFDAVMAAVKASPELVALGKDGRGDDRFTSRAMIETEKRLERATAMLDARRNHGVAERHRQLALALAAKRGLDLSVEQRGALEHVTSARGISNVIGYAGTGKSAMLGVAREAWEAAGYRVQGAALSGIAAEGLEQGSGIGSRTLASLEHQWANDRDRLTQKHILVIDEAGMVGTRQLDRVVSEAERQGAKVVLVGDPEQLQAIEAGAAFRAAAERHGAIEITAIRRQQEDWQREATRELATGKVGEAIGRYAEAGHVHTADTREAARAELVDAWDRDRQQHPDASRVILTHTNDEVRALNDAARERMRESGALGPDTEIYTDRGKRAFASGDRMMFLKNERGMGVKNGSLGTVQNANQFRMAVMLDDGRCVAFDLKDYAHIDHGYAATIHKAQGMTVDRVQLLATPGVDSHSTYVALSRHRERVELYYGRDDFASQNKLVRAVSRERVKDMASDYPAAPTTQRATPRRSIFDGVKLTRPIDLDATGKAPTRPTPTGEPVIEPAKHMVSSTPELDPHDAKLGAAVARHAKIVNTLLYLRSVGEPRTGEQAAELTRSRAALDERIPNGALHLESAFAADRQLIAEAANGKTQNAIRAMQLEAELAKNPTMRADRFVERWQALDRQRRQLIRNYEDNKANKVADRMIGLAKGLERDPQVESILRNRKAALNLPNVLKKSVGQSLADMVGTGRSRGIGIGM, encoded by the coding sequence ATGGCGATCTATCATTTCTCGGCAAAAGTCATTTCCCGCGCTGTCGGCAGCAGCGCGGTGGCGGCCGCGGCCTATCGCTCGGCCGACCGGCTGCACGACGAGCGCCTCGGCCGTGCCCATGACTTCTCGAACAAGGCGGGCGTCGTCCATAGCGACGTGCTGTTGCCCGAAGGCGCTCCCGAACGCTGGCAGGATCGCGAAAAGCTCTGGAATGATGTCGAGGCGTCGGAGATCCGCAAGGACGCGCAGCTCGCGCGCGAAATCGAGTTCGCAATCCCGCGCGAGATGACCGAGGAACAGGGCATCGCGCTCGCGCGCGACTTCGTGGCGCGCGAGTTCGTCGACCGCGGCATGGTCGCCGATCTCAACGTGCATTGGGACATCGGCGCCGACGGGCTGGCGCGACCGCACGCGCATGTCATGCTGACGATGCGCGAGATCAAGATTGGTGAGGACGGAAGCGCCGAGTTCGGCGCCAAGGTGCGCGACTGGAACCGCACCGAGCTGTTGACGCATTGGCGCGAAGCCTGGGCCGATCATGTCAATGAACGCCTGGCATCGCTCGACATCGACGCACGCGTCGATCATCGCACCCTAGAAGCGCAGGGGATCGACCTTGAACCCCAGCACAAGATTGGTCCCGCCGCATCGCGGATGGTCAAGCAGGGGTTAGAGGTCGACCGCGCCGAAGAGCATCTCGATATCGCGCGGCGCAACGGTGAGAAGCTCCTCGCCAATCCATCGATCGCGCTCGACGCGATCACCCACCGTCAGGCGACGTTCACGACCCGCGACCTTGCCATGTTCGTGCACCGGCATAGCGACGGCAAGGAGCAGTTCGATGCGGTGATGGCGGCGGTGAAGGCATCGCCCGAGCTGGTCGCGCTGGGCAAGGATGGGCGCGGCGACGACCGGTTCACCTCGCGCGCGATGATCGAGACCGAGAAGCGGCTCGAACGCGCGACCGCGATGCTTGACGCGCGCCGCAATCACGGTGTTGCCGAGCGCCATCGCCAGCTCGCGCTCGCGCTTGCCGCCAAGCGCGGGTTAGACCTGTCGGTCGAGCAGCGCGGCGCGCTCGAGCATGTCACCAGCGCACGCGGCATCAGCAATGTCATCGGCTATGCCGGGACGGGCAAGAGTGCGATGCTCGGCGTCGCGCGCGAGGCGTGGGAGGCGGCGGGCTATCGGGTGCAGGGCGCGGCGCTCTCGGGCATTGCTGCCGAAGGCCTAGAGCAGGGCTCGGGCATCGGCTCGCGCACGCTCGCGAGCCTCGAACATCAATGGGCCAACGATCGCGACCGGCTGACCCAAAAGCATATCCTCGTGATCGACGAGGCCGGGATGGTCGGCACGCGTCAGCTCGACCGTGTCGTGTCCGAAGCGGAGCGGCAAGGCGCAAAGGTCGTCCTCGTTGGCGATCCAGAGCAGTTGCAAGCCATCGAAGCAGGTGCAGCTTTCCGTGCTGCTGCGGAACGGCACGGTGCCATCGAAATTACGGCCATCCGTCGCCAGCAGGAGGACTGGCAGCGCGAGGCAACGCGCGAACTCGCCACCGGAAAAGTCGGCGAGGCGATCGGACGTTATGCCGAAGCTGGGCATGTTCATACCGCCGACACCCGCGAGGCGGCGCGCGCCGAGCTGGTCGATGCCTGGGACCGCGATCGTCAGCAGCATCCCGATGCCAGCCGGGTCATCCTCACGCATACCAATGACGAGGTGCGGGCGCTCAACGATGCCGCACGCGAACGGATGCGCGAAAGCGGGGCGCTCGGTCCCGACACCGAGATCTATACCGATCGCGGCAAGCGGGCATTTGCATCAGGCGACCGCATGATGTTCCTCAAGAACGAGCGCGGCATGGGCGTGAAGAATGGTTCGCTCGGCACCGTCCAGAACGCGAACCAGTTCCGCATGGCGGTGATGCTCGACGACGGGCGGTGCGTCGCGTTCGACCTTAAGGACTATGCCCATATCGATCATGGCTATGCCGCGACCATTCACAAAGCCCAGGGTATGACCGTCGATCGGGTGCAGTTGCTCGCGACGCCGGGGGTAGACAGCCACTCGACTTACGTCGCGCTGTCCAGGCACCGCGAGCGCGTCGAACTATATTATGGACGCGACGATTTTGCGAGCCAAAACAAGCTTGTACGCGCTGTGTCGCGCGAACGCGTCAAGGATATGGCGAGCGATTACCCAGCGGCGCCGACAACGCAACGCGCAACGCCGAGGCGCAGTATCTTCGACGGCGTGAAGTTGACGCGTCCGATCGATCTGGACGCGACCGGCAAAGCGCCGACGCGGCCGACACCCACGGGCGAACCTGTCATCGAGCCCGCGAAGCATATGGTGTCGTCGACACCTGAGCTTGATCCGCACGACGCGAAGCTCGGCGCCGCAGTCGCACGTCACGCCAAGATCGTGAATACCCTGCTCTACCTTCGGTCGGTCGGCGAGCCGCGCACGGGCGAGCAAGCCGCGGAACTGACTCGCAGCCGTGCTGCGCTCGACGAGCGCATCCCGAACGGCGCGCTCCACCTGGAATCTGCGTTCGCGGCCGATCGGCAGTTGATCGCAGAAGCCGCCAACGGGAAGACACAGAACGCCATCCGCGCGATGCAGTTGGAAGCCGAGTTGGCGAAGAACCCAACCATGCGCGCCGACCGCTTCGTCGAGCGCTGGCAGGCGCTCGACCGGCAGCGGCGCCAGCTCATCCGGAACTACGAAGACAATAAGGCAAACAAGGTCGCTGATCGCATGATCGGCTTGGCTAAAGGCCTCGAACGCGATCCGCAGGTCGAGAGCATTCTCAGAAACCGGAAGGCTGCGCTGAATCTGCCAAATGTTCTCAAGAAGAGCGTCGGACAGAGCCTAGCTGACATGGTCGGCACTGGGCGCAGCCGGGGGATCGGGATAGGGATGTGA